ACAAGttctaatttttgtatttttgtttctcaCATACATGTTGAGTGTGGTCGGGAACCTCACCATTATCACTCTCACTCTTTTAGATCCTCATCTTAAAACGCCCATGTATTTTTTCCTccgaaatttttctttcttagaagtCTCATTCACCACTGTCTGCATCCCCAGATTCCTGCACATGATGGCTACAGGAGATAATACTGTGACTTACAATGCTTGTGCTACTCAATTGTTTTTCGTTGTCCTCTTTGGAGCAACAGAGTTTTTCCTCCTCGCTGCCATGTCCTATGACcgttatgtggccatctgcaagccCCTGCACTACACCACCATCATGAACAACCGAGTGTGCACAGTTCTCGTCCTGTCCTGTTGGTGTGCTGGCCTGTTGATCATCCTCCCGCCTCTTGGCATAGGCCTCCAGCTGGAGTTCTGTGACTCCAATGTGATCGATCATTTTGGCTGTGATGCCTCTCCCATTCTACAGATAACCTGCTCAGACACAGTGTTCATAGAGAAAATTGTCTTGGCTTTTGCCATACTGACACTCATTATTACTCTAGTGTGTGTTGTTCTGTCCTACACATACATAATCAAGACCATTTTAAAGTTCCCTTCTgcccaacaaaggaaaaaagccttTTCCACTTGCTCCTCCCATATGATTGTGGTTTCTATCACCTATGGCAGCTGTATTTTCATCTACATTAAACCTTCAGCTAAGGAAGGGGTGGCTATCAATAAGGTTGTGTCTGTGCTCACAACATCCGTCGCCCCATTGCTTAACCCGTTCATTTATACACTTCgaaacaaacaagtgaaagaagCTTTCAAAGACACAGTAAAACGAATTGTGTTTCTCACAAAGAAGTAAGTTTTCTAGGCTAACCCGAATTTAAATCTAAGTAACCACGAGCAGCATTCACTAACTTGACAATGTGTGTCCTCCTATGACATAGATTCATCGAGGTAATTTTTCCCTAAGAACAGTTTCCTCTTATAatccaaaaatgaaaaatcatgtAAATTGCTTCACCTTCTTTTAAGTCTATTTTACTTAGAATTGTTCCTTCAATTATTGCATTCTTCAAAGATTAGATTACATAAAATCCCAATGCCATAcagtatacataca
This is a stretch of genomic DNA from Peromyscus leucopus breed LL Stock chromosome 18, UCI_PerLeu_2.1, whole genome shotgun sequence. It encodes these proteins:
- the LOC114681758 gene encoding olfactory receptor 6C2-like codes for the protein MRNRTTITTFILLGLTDDPKLQVLIFVFLFLTYMLSVVGNLTIITLTLLDPHLKTPMYFFLRNFSFLEVSFTTVCIPRFLHMMATGDNTVTYNACATQLFFVVLFGATEFFLLAAMSYDRYVAICKPLHYTTIMNNRVCTVLVLSCWCAGLLIILPPLGIGLQLEFCDSNVIDHFGCDASPILQITCSDTVFIEKIVLAFAILTLIITLVCVVLSYTYIIKTILKFPSAQQRKKAFSTCSSHMIVVSITYGSCIFIYIKPSAKEGVAINKVVSVLTTSVAPLLNPFIYTLRNKQVKEAFKDTVKRIVFLTKK